Part of the Sphingobacterium sp. LZ7M1 genome, AACGCGATGGAGACCGTTTAGGATTCCCGGTTTACGCCATGAATTGGCAAGACCCTAAGTCAGGTGATCTTACCACTGGATTCCGCGAAAGAGGCTTCCTTCCAGAAGCATTTATCAATATGCTAGCCTTGTTAGGTTGGAATGATGGTACCGAACAGGAACTGTTTGACATGGATGAACTGATCCAGAAATTCTCTGTGGAGCGTATCAGCAAGGCCGGAGCTAAATTTGATTTCGAAAAAGCTAAATGGTACAACCAAGAGTGGATCAAACGTGCACCTAATACCGAACTTTTACCCGAAGTGAAGGCTGTATTAGAGAAACATGAGGTTCAAATTGCTGAATTTGGAGATGATTTTGTGGAAACTATTCTTGATTTAGTCAAAGAAAGATTAACTTACATAGAAGATTTTTGGGAGCAAGCTTCATTTTTCTTTCAAAAGCCCGCAAACTATGATGTCGATGCAGTAAAACCTAAATGGAATCAAGATAAAACAACTTTCTTTAATGAAGTAGCTGATTTATTTCAAGAACAATCTTCTTGGGATGCTACAACACTTGAACCTCTATTTAAACAGAAGATATCGGACTCAGGAATGAAGATGGGAGAATTGATGATGCCATTCCGTATCATGTTGGTTGGAGGAAAATTCGGACCCGATGTATTCAAGATTGCTGAGGTATTGGGCAAGGATGAAGTCATCGAAAGAATCAAGATTGCTGTTCCAAAATTTCAAGACTAAGAACTCAACTTAAATCAAATTATATGAAACAACTTAGTAAATTGTTTGTAGGATGCTTGGCCGTTGCCTTGGTCATTTTCTCATCCTGCTCTAGCAATGCCCCTGCAGCAAAGGGAACCGTAAAGGCTAAAGGCCCATTCCCTGAAGAAAAGTTAGGTTGGCATTTAGGTTCTCAAGCCTATACCTTCAGACTATTTTCTTTTGCAGAAGCATTAGATAAGATCGCTGCGGCAAACCTTCGTTATGTAGAGGCTTTCCCTGGTCAAACTGTAGGCGGGGGTAGCTCAGAAAAAATGACTTATGAACTTTCTCCAGAAGGACGTCAATTAGTGAAAAAACTTTTAAAGGACAGAGGGATTACCGTTCATGCTTATGGTGTAGTAGGTGCAAAGGATGAAGCAGAATGGGAAAAAGTATTCCAATTTGCTAAGGACTTTGATATTAAAGTAATCAATGCAGAACCAGCAGAAAATCAATTGGACTATATCTCAAAACTTTGTGATAAATACGATATCAAAGTTGCCATCCATAACCATCCAGATCCATCGCATTACTGGAATCCAGATGTAGTGCTTAAGGCCCTAGAGGGAAGAAGCAAAAGAATGGGAGCTGCAGCAGACGTTGGTCACTGGATGAGATCGGGATTAAATCCGATTGAATGCCTTAAAAAACTTGAAGGCAGGGTTTACCATGTTCACTTTAAAGATTTGAACGCCTTCGGTGATAAAAAAGCGCATGATGTGATCTGGGGAACAGGTAAATTAGGAATGAAAGAGGTACAGGCAGAATTAAAGCGCCAAAATTTCAAAGGAATGCTTTCTGCTGAATACGAATATAACTGGGAAAACAGCCTTCCAGAAGTTACTGAAAGCGTGGTAAACTTTAGAGCCGCTCTTTAAGTACAAAATGAATTATCGAATGGGCAATAAGGCAACTTATTGCCCATTCTGTTTTTAGGTCTCCTCCACAATCTGTTCACAATTGTTTGGAAATTAAAGAAATACACAATTGTAAATTGGGTATATTTATACATATATCATCCGCAATACTTCGTTTATGAGAAATTCCCTGATCAGCTTTATTCTATTGCTTCTTTTAATGATTTCATGTCAAGAAGGAACCGAAAACAAAACCAATAAAGATGTATTGGATCTGAATAACTCCAATTTTGATGAAAATGTCCTAACCATTTTTGGGAATTGGATGGCAGAGGAAAATAATGTTAGTCTTGGTTCCTTAATGGAACATGAACTGAGTGATGAGAAGCTGGCATACCGGATCAAAGATCCAATTATAAGTGCAATCCATATTCAGGTTCCAAAAGCTGATTTTGGGTTTCTCCTGGAAAGCCCTTTCAAAGACAGTATCGCTTCCTATGGACCATTGTTCTTCAAGACCGTTTCGGTAGTCACCGATCTCCATAAAAAACCTATCGCCTACCAGGCCTTAGCTTTTTATAGATCTTTGGCGACGAGGGATAGCATACTATCTATCCTATATAAAGAATGGGGAAAGCCTGATCTTGAAACTGTAGTAAACAAATCGATTGGGTTAAAAGCCCAAGAATGGATATTGAATGATAGAACCATACAAATAGTGCCGTTCAATGCTAAAGAACTAAGCCTGTCTTCATCAAGCCCTGATGACGATTATTACCAAGTTGACTTCCTAATGATCGATAATGCGCATAAAGAGGCGCTCAATAAGGCACATTACTATGAGTTTACAGAGGATATTGAGATAGAGGGAAAATTAAGGAACCATACTTATTTCGACTTGAAGAAGAATCAACTTTTTGCCGATAGGTTTTTGTTATATAGCGAAGAGGAAAAAGATAAGGGGGCAGGGAATTAAGTTTTAAAAGATACTTTGTAAGGCGTTAGTCAAAGTATCATTTTCATTCTTAATAGTTTCGGATCCATTGTTTTAGGACTTTCCGGTCTGAAGGAGCTTCTTTCCAGATTTCTATCCGGTAGTGATCATTGGGGTTGCGGTCATCAATTCCATTGTAAGGGTCATTAAGGTTATAGGAATAAATCCTGACCCTGTATGCCCCATTTTCTAATGGCACAGCGAGAATAGTTTCGCTATTTGGACAGTCTTGGATTTCCATAACCCCTGAAGTTATCTCCAGGCTTCCTTCCACGATATGGTCCGCTTGAGGATCAATGTCCTCATTTGGGGCCTCTAAAGTTTCCAGTTCACCCTTGACAATGGAGAAGTCGTTTTCAACGGCAACTCCCAACGTGTTTTTTTCCACCGCTAGGCGCTCCTTTAGCGCCTTGTCGGTCCAAAACTCCAGATCGTCCATTTCACTGACCTCAGCTATGTTCACCAAATAGAACTGGCCATACTGCGTGAAAAAATCGAGTTTGTACATTTTACTGCTTTTTAGGTGTTAATTGTATTAATGTATAAATATATTTAATTCGATTATTAAATAATGGGAAAATATGTAATTGTTTAACCACAAAAAAGTTTTATGCCTTAATATCAATAATCTGAGAAAACAAAACAGTCTTTTTAGGAAAAAGAATGTCGGCTAAAATTTAATTCAAGCTAATATTTGTGTAAATAAGTCAGATAAAAAATTTTACAGCTATAACCGAAATCTATTGTAACTTTTGCCTATTAGGTCTATGGTAGATTTTCTCTAGATTAAGTTCAAAATAGAGTGGGGAATTTAGAGTAATATTTTCCTTAATAATTATTGAGAAGTTAATATTAGTGCTGTTTCAAGATAAAATTGAAATATGAGCCAAATGAAAATGTGGATTTCAAGGTAGGAATATAGAAATGTGGCAGGAATGTTAGAAATACCTGATTTTCAATAAAAATACTTGTGCTGTCTGAATTGTAATATTTTCAGGGAAGAATTAACTAAAAAGTTCATTGATATCCTCTTTGCTTAGTGATTTCACGAAGCTCTCTTCTGTACTGATGAGTGAACTGGCCAGGGACTTCTTCATTCCCTGTAGAGCGAGGATTTTTTCTTCAATACTATCCTTGGCTATAAACTTATAGATGAATACATTTTTGGTCTGTCCGATTCGGTGGCTACGGTCAATGGCTTGTTGTTCGACTGCAGGGTTCCACCAAGGGTCTAAGATGAACACATATTCCGCTTCCGTTAGGTTCAATCCGACACCGCCAGCTTTAATGGAAATCAAGAAGACTTGGGTTTCCTCGTTTTCCTTAAATTCCTTTACGGCATTGTTCCTATCTGTCGTAGAACCGTCCAGATATGCATAACGGATTTTGTTCTTGTCAAAATAATCCCTGAAAATCTGAAGATGCCTTACAAATTGGGAAAATATCAAGACCTTGTTACCTTCCTTTAGGATGGAATCCATGGTCTCTATCGCGGCATCAAATTTTCCAGAACCATCCTTGTATTGGCTATCGATCATCAGCGGATGGTTTGCCAATTGCCTCAATTTGGTAAGCCCCTGTAACAAGGCAATCTGGGTCGCTTTCCCTGTGAAAGCACCGTCCAGCAGTGCATTTCTATATTCCGATTTTACCTTTTCGTAATATTCAGACTGCTCCTCGGTCATGCTGCAATAGAAAATCTGCTCCGATTTCGGTGGTAATTCCGTCGCAACTTGAGACTTGGTCCTTCGCAATACAAAAGGTTTTATGATAGCCTGTAGGCGTCTCGCTTTTTCCTCATCCTTTTTCTTTTCGATGGCCAGGACGAATTCCTTCTGGAAATAAGTGTAACTGCCCAAAAGGCCGGGGTTGACAAAGGACATCTGCGACCAGATATCAGCTACCGAATTCTCGATAGGGGTACCACTCAAGGCCAGTTTGTTCTTTCCTTTGATGTGTTTAATGGCCGAAAAAGACTTAGACCTTGGGTTCTTAATGTTCTGGCTCTCGTCCAGAATAATATAATTGAAGTAAAAGCCTGATAGCAGCTCTTCATCAATTCGCGCCACCCCATAGGTCGTGATCACCAAATCAAAATGACTGAAGGCAAAGTTGTTCTTGCTGCGGTAAGTTCCGGTATGTAACAATACCCGCAATTTAGGCGTAAACTTTTCAGCTTCCTTCTGCCAGTTGAATATCAAGGAGGTCGGTACGATCAACAGTGAAGTTTTAGGCTGGTCGGCGGCCAAGGTTTCTTTCTGCTGCTGCAATAGCGCCAAGGTCTGAACCGTCTTTCCTAGACCCATATCGTCTGCTAGAAGGCCGCCAAAGCGGTATTCCTGCAAGAAGTGGAACCAGTTGTAGCCAGCCTTTTGATAAGGACGTAAAGAACCTTTAAATTCTTTCGGTGTCTCGATGTCTGCGATCTCATCAAACTCCCCAAGTTTGTTCAACTTACGCTGCATGCTGACTTGGGTATGTTCGGTGACATCGTTTAACAATCCAATATGTGTCCGATTTAATCGAATGCCCTCCTTTTGTGATGAAAACTGGAATAGGTGCTCATATTGAGAGAACCATTCCTGTGGAATGATGGCTATTTCACCATTTGGCAATTCAAATTCTTGGATCCTGTTCAATATATGCTGACGAAGATTGATGAAAGGTATTTCATATTCCCCGAACCGTACGATTGCGGATATGTCAAACCAATCGTTCTTCTCGGTGACTTCAATGCTGATACTGGTCTTGCCGATCAGGAATTTCTTGTCATTATGGTTTTGGACGATATGGAAGCCAGCTTCGGTCAATTCCGAAAGGTGTTCATTGACCCATTCGATGCTGGAAATTCGATAGCCATTGATCCCGGTAACAGGCAGGTAGGAACCAAATAGGGCGTCAGCACGCTCCAATCCATAATCTTCTAAGGTTTTGGCTTTCTTTTCCTCCCATTGTAGGGACCTTTTTATCCTATAGAACTGATGGGAATCCTTTTCCTTGTCATAGACATAACGGACCGTCACAGGGTGCTGTGCGCCTGCAGGAAAACTGTATTCTCCATATTCAAAATACAGTTGCAGCTGCGCCTCTTGTTCTGGGCAATAGACAATCCTAAGTTGAGGGATGGCCTGTTCCCTATAGTTGATGATCTCTAAACCTTCGGCATATACATGGTGCTTTTCAATCAGCGAGGTCACAAAGGTTTCGAAGTATTTTTTCTCCGTATTCCTTGGGATTGAAATAAAGCGTTTGTTTAAAAAGGGGGTCAATTTCTTGCCCTCAAGTTCTTCATCGAAATAATACAGGACATTCTCTAAGAGCAGCCAAGCCTGTTGGTTGACTATCACATCCGCATTCTTGTACATAAATTCCATGCGGAGCCCATCATATTTGAGGGTCGGAAAATAGCGTGTTTCCGTTTCATTCCTTCTGAAATGGAAAAGGATACTGGTTGGTTTATCCGCTATTTTCAGTTCCAGCTCTGCAGGATATCCATCCTTGCTCATCAAGAACAGTGGCTTATCGCCAATGTTGTTCAGTATATGTAATAAACGGCTTTCGATCTTTGGACGTATATGCTCGTAGATTTTTTGGTCAAAGATCTTGGAGAAGTAATCAGCGGGACGGATTGCTTTTTTATGGAACCGTTTGATCAACTGTGTCTGTTCAATTTCATCGCAAAGACGGATCAGTTCATAATCGACTTCATCTAAGGCATCCGAAAATTCATCTACGGTATTGCTGAAAACCCTTTTATAGGATAGGGAATAAGATCCATTTTGGTTGAGCTGTACAATATGGGGTTCAATGAGGTAGCCCAGGTAGGGGTGCTTCCCTAATGAGTAAACCAAACGATAAGAAGTTATTGTGTCGACCTGCTGCATCCTATACTTTCCGTAGAAAAAGCTACTAATATACGTGTATTAGGTCTTTTTCTCCAAAATTAAGGAGGTTAAATTATTATGAAATATCGATTTTTCCTTGAAATACTTGGATTGCAGGTCCCGAAAGATAAACTTTGCTGAATTGATGCCCTATTTTGTGGAAAGAAATGTGAAGCTGTCCACCCAATACTCGGATCGGAATCTGAAAATCACCATCTTTGCCGGACTTCAACGCCACACTCATTGCCGAAGCAACCGCCCCCGTTCCACAGGCATAGGTCTCATCCTCTACGCCACGTTCAAAAGTCCGCACAAAATACCCGTTTTCTTCCGCTTGGATAAAGTTTACATTGATGCCTTTCTCGCCATAGGTACTGTTGTTTCGGATCGCATGGCCATCTTGGAAAACATTTTTATGTGCTAAATCTTCTACAAACTCAACATAATGAGGAGAGCCTGTGTTTAGGACAAATGCCTCTCCATCCATACTGTATTCATTCACGTCAATCATGCCAAGGTTTACAGTATTTTGCTGGATTTGAGCATCATGTCTTCCGTCGACTGCCAAAAAGACAGTATCGCGGGAAATGATTCCAAGATCCCTGGCAAAAGCAACTAAACAACGCCCTCCATTTCCACACATGGTCCCTTCTTTCCCATTTGCATTGAAGTAAAGCATTTGGAAATCATAATTATTTGTATCTTGAAGAAGCATCAATCCGTCTCCACCAACCCCAAACCTTCTGTCACAAAGCTCTTGGATCAATTGTTGGTTATTGGCATCAAACGAGCCCTTTCTGTTATCAATCAAGATAAAATCATTGCCTGCACCCTGGTATTTGTAGAATTGGATTTCTTTTGACATTTTGTTGAGTTTCTGCTGTAAATTTAATATTCTTGTTACAATAAACCGAACTTTTGTTAAATCTTGTTAAATGCTTGACATAGCAGGCTTCCGTTAACATTTTTTAACTGACAAAAGTCTTTAAGGCCTTCTGAATGGTATTACATTTGAATTAGGAAACATAAATTAAAAAAAGTTAGATTAATTATAGATATGAAAAAGATAGGTGCAACTTTATTAGCAGCCATCATAGGAGGAGCCATAGCCGTGGGTGGGTTTAAACTCTTCGAAAACAAACAGATGGACAACATGACGTTTGAAGAACGTCAAAAAGTATATTATGCAAACAACCCCGGCGAAGAGATTCTTTCTTCTACCGGAAATCCGGATTTTACCCAAGCTGCAGCGGCAGTCTCTCCGGGGGTCGTACATATTCAAGTAACAATGGCAAGCCGTGGTAACCGTGGTGGTGGCGGTTCACCTTTCGATATGTTCGAAGAGTTTTTTGGCGTCCCACAACAACGCGGTCAGGCTCGTCCTGCAACAGCGTCAGGTTCTGGGGTACTGATCTCTCCTGATGGATATATCGTAACCAATAACCACGTGGTGGAAGAGGCCGATAAAATCGAAGTGGTCTTGACCGATAAGCGCAAGTACGAAGCCAAAGTGATCGGTAGAGATCCAAACTTTGACCTTGCCTTAATTAAAGTAAATGCTACTGGCCTTCCGATGGTTAAATTAGGTAACTCAGATAACGTTCAGATTGGTGAGTGGGTGTTAGCTGTAGGTTATCCCCTAGGTTTACAGTCTACCGTTACTGCTGGTATCATCAGTGCAAAAGGCCGCCGTATCGGTATCTTGGACGAACCGACCCAAGGCCGTGGATATGGTGGAATGGGGCAACAAGAACAAATGATCAGCAATGCTGTTGAATCATTCTTACAAACTGATGCCGTTATCAACAGAGGTAACAGTGGTGGTGCATTGGTTAATGCCAGAGGCGAACTGATCGGTATCAACTCCGCTATCGCTTCACCAACCGGTACTTATGCTGGGTATGGATTCGCTATCCCAATTAACCTTGCTAAAAAGATTGTCGATGACTTCAAGGAATTCGGAAGTGTTAAACGTGGTTATGTAGGTGTGACCTTTACAGAGATCAACGATCAATTACGTGCTGAAAAAGGTATTGAAGATGTAAACGGACTATATGTACGTGATGTATTGAAAGGTGGAGCTGCAGAAGCTGCCGGCATTAAATCTGGTGATATCTTGACCAAGGTTGAAGGCCGTGTCATCTACGGAACTCCGGACCTACAGGAATACGTTGCTCGCTTACGTCCTGGTGATAAAGTGAAGATCACTTACAAACGTGACGGTAAAGAGAAAGACGTTTCATTGACCCTGAAAGGTGAAGAAAGCAAACCGAAAACTGAAGATGCTGAATCTAGTGCATCTGCAACAGAGATCTTCAATAAATTAGGTGCTAGTTTTGTTCCTGCAAGCAATGCGCGCAAACAAGAATTAAACATCAAATCAGGTGTAGTTGTATCACAAGTACACAGAGGTGGTGTTTTCGAATACTTCGGCGTTGAAAGAGGATTGGTGATTACTGAAGTTAATGGTAAACCTGTAAACAATGTTGATGATGTAGAGGCTGCTCTAGGTAGCACTCGCCGAAACATCGTCCGTATTACCGGCGTACCTGAAAGAGGTAGTACCGTTCAATTCAATGTTCCATTGAAATACTAGTAAAAATATTAAAAAGCAAAAGGGGCCACATGGGATTGTGGCCCCTTTTGCTTTTTAGACTAATAGTCTAATAGACATAAGGCACAAGACCGTAGAACCTGCCCTAACGAGGGATTTCATTTAGTTAAGGTTGTCAGGATTTTAGAGAGAAGAGCCGTACAGATTCTTCACTGATTGATCAGAATCAGAAGTAACTCAATAACATTGCCCTCTGAGGGTTGTATTGCCCAAATGTATCCCTTAAGCTGTCCAGTTGAGGCACGAAACATATCGGAATATTACGCACCTAAAGTCCAATTAGCGTCCTTAATATTCGCGTACAGGTACTCAATCAGAGATTGAGGATGGCAAGACCGAGTCTATCCACGAGCCATTCAGTTAGCCCGCCAGAAATTTCTTGTGTCATAGGTCTGTTTTTAGTGTCTAATATCTCATATCTCACATCTCAATACTAACTAGATAATGTTATATTTGAAACCATGAAAATACTAATGGTGTGTTTAGGGAATATTTGCAGGTCTCCATTGGCTCATGGCATTATGGAGCACATGGTTGCGGAGAGCGGGTTGTCTTGGGAGATAGATTCTGCGGGTACGGGAGATTGGCATGTTGGCCAGGCCCCTGATCGTCGATCTATCCAAGTGGCTAAAGAAAGGGGTATTGATATCTCCAGTCAAAGGGCCCAACATTTTAATCCTTCCTTTTTTTCTAAATATGACCGTATTCTGGTGATGGACAAACAGAATTATGCAGACGTAGTGGGGATGGCCATATCTGAAGAAGATAGAGCTAAGGTTTCCCTGTTTCTGATCGATGATATTGTTCCAGATCCATATTATGATTCAAACATGTTCGTTCCAGTCTTTGAACTGATTGAATCTCGATGTAAAGAACTCATTCAAGACTGGTCAGAAAATTAAATTCATGCAAGCAGCAGAGATCAATAAGAAGTGGGCAGAATTGCAAGGAGCAATCGCCAAGAACTTCGATATGGACATTCCTGATATCAAGGTCATGCTTTTCCTGATTGGTGTTCAGGAATTGGGAAAAGGTCCGCAGGAGTTTTCAAAAAGAGAAAAAGAAGAGTTGATGCACATAGCGACCTGTAGACTTTTCAGTAGCTTAGGGTTTTATGAACTCGAAGGGCAGGATGAACAGGGCTGGCCACATTGGAAGCTCATTAAGCCGATTCCTAATTATACCCTTATGGAACAGGAAATGATTATCAAATCCTTGATAATTGATTATTTTGAAGATGTAAATTTCATTTAATATATGAGAAAAATTGTATTGTTGTTTGCCTTTGTGATGGGCTTGAGTTTTGTATATGCACAGACTCCAAAAAACTATTATGTTGAAGTAAAAACCGGTAAAGGCAACGGTATTATCAAACTCTATAACGAAACCCGTAAACACCGTGATAATTTTGTCAAATTGGTCAATGAAGGCTATTTCGACTCCTTATTGTTTCACCGTGTCATCCATAATTTCATGATCCAAGGTGGTGACCCTGATTCACGTTATGCAGGCAGCAGACAGCAACTGGGTAATGGTGGTCCTGATTACAAGGTCCCTGCTGAAATCCAAGCCGATATTATCCACAAGAAAGGGGCATTAGGTGCTGCCCGTGATAATAATCCTGCCAAGGAGTCCTCGGCATCTCAGTTCTACCTGGTTCAAGGCCGCGTGTTCTCTGAAGCTGCACTTGACTCTTTGGAAAAATTTAGGTTGAAAGGCAAGAAATTGACCCCACTGCAAAGGGAAACCTACAAAACTATTGGTGGCACTCCACATCTTGATGGTGAGTACACAGTGTTTGGTGAGTTGATTGAAGGAATTGCTGTTGTAGATAGCATTGCAGCGGTTAAGACCGATGACAACGACCGCCCCTATAATGATGAGCGTTTTGCCATGAAATTATTGGATAGGAGACAGG contains:
- the dapF gene encoding diaminopimelate epimerase yields the protein MSKEIQFYKYQGAGNDFILIDNRKGSFDANNQQLIQELCDRRFGVGGDGLMLLQDTNNYDFQMLYFNANGKEGTMCGNGGRCLVAFARDLGIISRDTVFLAVDGRHDAQIQQNTVNLGMIDVNEYSMDGEAFVLNTGSPHYVEFVEDLAHKNVFQDGHAIRNNSTYGEKGINVNFIQAEENGYFVRTFERGVEDETYACGTGAVASAMSVALKSGKDGDFQIPIRVLGGQLHISFHKIGHQFSKVYLSGPAIQVFQGKIDIS
- a CDS encoding DEAD/DEAH box helicase, with product MQQVDTITSYRLVYSLGKHPYLGYLIEPHIVQLNQNGSYSLSYKRVFSNTVDEFSDALDEVDYELIRLCDEIEQTQLIKRFHKKAIRPADYFSKIFDQKIYEHIRPKIESRLLHILNNIGDKPLFLMSKDGYPAELELKIADKPTSILFHFRRNETETRYFPTLKYDGLRMEFMYKNADVIVNQQAWLLLENVLYYFDEELEGKKLTPFLNKRFISIPRNTEKKYFETFVTSLIEKHHVYAEGLEIINYREQAIPQLRIVYCPEQEAQLQLYFEYGEYSFPAGAQHPVTVRYVYDKEKDSHQFYRIKRSLQWEEKKAKTLEDYGLERADALFGSYLPVTGINGYRISSIEWVNEHLSELTEAGFHIVQNHNDKKFLIGKTSISIEVTEKNDWFDISAIVRFGEYEIPFINLRQHILNRIQEFELPNGEIAIIPQEWFSQYEHLFQFSSQKEGIRLNRTHIGLLNDVTEHTQVSMQRKLNKLGEFDEIADIETPKEFKGSLRPYQKAGYNWFHFLQEYRFGGLLADDMGLGKTVQTLALLQQQKETLAADQPKTSLLIVPTSLIFNWQKEAEKFTPKLRVLLHTGTYRSKNNFAFSHFDLVITTYGVARIDEELLSGFYFNYIILDESQNIKNPRSKSFSAIKHIKGKNKLALSGTPIENSVADIWSQMSFVNPGLLGSYTYFQKEFVLAIEKKKDEEKARRLQAIIKPFVLRRTKSQVATELPPKSEQIFYCSMTEEQSEYYEKVKSEYRNALLDGAFTGKATQIALLQGLTKLRQLANHPLMIDSQYKDGSGKFDAAIETMDSILKEGNKVLIFSQFVRHLQIFRDYFDKNKIRYAYLDGSTTDRNNAVKEFKENEETQVFLISIKAGGVGLNLTEAEYVFILDPWWNPAVEQQAIDRSHRIGQTKNVFIYKFIAKDSIEEKILALQGMKKSLASSLISTEESFVKSLSKEDINELFS
- a CDS encoding Do family serine endopeptidase, which translates into the protein MKKIGATLLAAIIGGAIAVGGFKLFENKQMDNMTFEERQKVYYANNPGEEILSSTGNPDFTQAAAAVSPGVVHIQVTMASRGNRGGGGSPFDMFEEFFGVPQQRGQARPATASGSGVLISPDGYIVTNNHVVEEADKIEVVLTDKRKYEAKVIGRDPNFDLALIKVNATGLPMVKLGNSDNVQIGEWVLAVGYPLGLQSTVTAGIISAKGRRIGILDEPTQGRGYGGMGQQEQMISNAVESFLQTDAVINRGNSGGALVNARGELIGINSAIASPTGTYAGYGFAIPINLAKKIVDDFKEFGSVKRGYVGVTFTEINDQLRAEKGIEDVNGLYVRDVLKGGAAEAAGIKSGDILTKVEGRVIYGTPDLQEYVARLRPGDKVKITYKRDGKEKDVSLTLKGEESKPKTEDAESSASATEIFNKLGASFVPASNARKQELNIKSGVVVSQVHRGGVFEYFGVERGLVITEVNGKPVNNVDDVEAALGSTRRNIVRITGVPERGSTVQFNVPLKY
- a CDS encoding peptidylprolyl isomerase; this encodes MRKIVLLFAFVMGLSFVYAQTPKNYYVEVKTGKGNGIIKLYNETRKHRDNFVKLVNEGYFDSLLFHRVIHNFMIQGGDPDSRYAGSRQQLGNGGPDYKVPAEIQADIIHKKGALGAARDNNPAKESSASQFYLVQGRVFSEAALDSLEKFRLKGKKLTPLQRETYKTIGGTPHLDGEYTVFGELIEGIAVVDSIAAVKTDDNDRPYNDERFAMKLLDRRQALDLERKLQGLPPKKGFFTKLFDSMKSKTYKLP
- a CDS encoding low molecular weight protein-tyrosine-phosphatase, whose protein sequence is MKILMVCLGNICRSPLAHGIMEHMVAESGLSWEIDSAGTGDWHVGQAPDRRSIQVAKERGIDISSQRAQHFNPSFFSKYDRILVMDKQNYADVVGMAISEEDRAKVSLFLIDDIVPDPYYDSNMFVPVFELIESRCKELIQDWSEN
- a CDS encoding sugar phosphate isomerase/epimerase, whose protein sequence is MKQLSKLFVGCLAVALVIFSSCSSNAPAAKGTVKAKGPFPEEKLGWHLGSQAYTFRLFSFAEALDKIAAANLRYVEAFPGQTVGGGSSEKMTYELSPEGRQLVKKLLKDRGITVHAYGVVGAKDEAEWEKVFQFAKDFDIKVINAEPAENQLDYISKLCDKYDIKVAIHNHPDPSHYWNPDVVLKALEGRSKRMGAAADVGHWMRSGLNPIECLKKLEGRVYHVHFKDLNAFGDKKAHDVIWGTGKLGMKEVQAELKRQNFKGMLSAEYEYNWENSLPEVTESVVNFRAAL